The DNA region CTATTTCCCGCTACGCTGCTCAAATTAACGATGTTTCCCTTACTTTGCACCAAGTGCGGAACCGCCAGCATGGTCAAATGGTACACCGCCCTCACATTGGTATTCATTATTTCATCATATTGTTCCAAACTCGTGTCCTCAATGGAACCATTGCCAATAATACCGGCGTTGTTCACCAGAACGTCCAGTTTGCCATACTTGGAGATAATCTCCTCGATGACTTTCTTGTTATCTTCAACTTTCGTGACGTCCGCCACCAGCAACAATGGCTTCTTATTATTGACCGACTCGCAGGCCGCACCAACTTTGTTCAGATTGTCGACGTTTCTTCCCGTCAAAACAAGATTGGCCCCCAGCTTGGCTAGATACTTGGCGGTGCCCTCGCCGATTCCGGACGAAGCTCCCGTGATTAAAACAACTTTACCGTCGAAATTCATGTTGGACGAAATTTCTTTCTGGACAGATCTCTGATGAAAGCAAGAAGGAAccggtttatttttgctttgacgTGACGGAGAATATCCATAAATTACTTGACTCCTTTCAAATGGTTCACTTTGCTTGTCGATTACGTTGGAATCAAGGTTGGAATAAGACTTGGTAGAGCTTTCATACGTTGATGATTCAAAGctcgttaatttgattttgaaaaagtcccttaaaccaaattttcagtttttgctttttggatgctttttaataccactgactcaaggcggtttcaaaaacacccaaaaagcaaaaactgtaaatttggtttattggatcttttcaaaagaaaaaaaaaactccagagatgttaaattgtttttgccttcctcacctcaatgaggaaaagctataaaatcactcgaaaaacgaacttcttaAGTTGACCTCCTAGAtctaccttcatgtatacatatcgactcagaatcaaattccgagcaaatgtctgtgcgggtggttggatgttgatcaaaataattACACTTGATTATCtcgggactggctgaaccgattttgtctgttttggcctcattcgatccgtctttggGTCCCCTAAGTAACTATCTATAAATGGTGATGTTTAgtcaagtacttcaaaagttatgcctaaaaaacaattttgactaaagtccgaaagattgtaaaaagggtgatttttgtaaggaaacccgtcatgttaacTGATGTTACTAGAGCAGGGaaacgttagcagggaaaattATAGTTCTCGTATTGGCCACCAGATGGCGTCATTGAAATCCAATTTCCCTGCTCACTTCACATCGTCAGCAGGGAAAAAATTGTGAAGACAGCAGGGAAAGTGAAATTTCCCTGCTAACgcaaataggatttttttaaactataatttttatcgtaaatgcaatcttttcaacaatatatttgctttgatgtatttaaattagtttttttttttacgtatTTCAATGCCTTCGAatctgaacaaatattttccttGCTAAcgtatcagtttttttttttttctgtctgagTAATCTACCACTGAAACCTGATTATAGGTCTATTGTAGGATTGCCCAATTTACTGTTGTTGGGCCTTTCTGTTGACTTCGCACGCAAACACCATTGTATTGGGTGAACGCGTGTGTCGACCAGCCGAAAAGCCGTAACTCTTGTAGACCACCTTCCATGCGTTCTTCTTTATATTGTGCATCGCTAGAACCAGAGCAGTATTGTATTGCTATATAAGCTCTTCTCAGCGCGCGGCCAAGCTTCTTACACAGCACTGCTAGGTTCTGAGCACAACGTATCAGTTACTGagccagaaaaaaaattcatagtCATGGATCACAAAAATCGGCgttttcaaactaaaataataatataagtttaaatttacattcaaacttttatacaaaggtactcaaaatattttcaaaacattcctGTTCTTCAAGTGTTTAGCAGTGAATTCTATCATTGGGGCGTGGCTTATTATTGTGATGAGCATTTTCCTTGCTAACTTCACAGTTTTTTTGTCACAGTTACcaagctttttgtttttttttttttatacaggTTAAGGTCATGtagaactatttaaaaaataaatgagtaGGTATCTATTTAATTTAACACTAGCACATTTTACTACCTTTTCATAAAAGTACGATTGTAATGTtaactcaaataaatattttgtttgaaataacaatATCACATCTTTTCTGGTTGGATAACTCTTAAAGATTTGGATTTCCTTGCAAATATTTCTTTACCATTAACCGCTTgatattagaattttattttaaaacaattaaatttcatttttttcgattttttttttcattttttcagacAGATGTCccatagggtgcccagaatatggcacttt from Culex quinquefasciatus strain JHB chromosome 3, VPISU_Cqui_1.0_pri_paternal, whole genome shotgun sequence includes:
- the LOC6046091 gene encoding 3-oxoacyl-[acyl-carrier-protein] reductase FabG: MNFDGKVVLITGASSGIGEGTAKYLAKLGANLVLTGRNVDNLNKVGAACESVNNKKPLLLVADVTKVEDNKKVIEEIISKYGKLDVLVNNAGIIGNGSIEDTSLEQYDEIMNTNVRAVYHLTMLAVPHLVQSKGNIVNLSSVAGNRSFPGILAYGMSKAAIDQFTKCTALELAPKQVRVNAVNPGVIVTDIHKRGGMSEETYAAFLEKCKQTHALGRPGTPEEVAATIAFLASDAASFITGVTLNVDGGRHAMCPR